A stretch of Arachis hypogaea cultivar Tifrunner chromosome 15, arahy.Tifrunner.gnm2.J5K5, whole genome shotgun sequence DNA encodes these proteins:
- the LOC112749797 gene encoding chalcone synthase 6-like, whose protein sequence is MVNVSEIRKAQRAEGPATIMAIGTATPQNCVDQSTYPDYYFRITNSQHMTELKEKFQRMCDKSMIKKRYMYLTEEILKENPNMCKYMAPSLDARQDMVVVEVPRLGKEAATKAIKEWGQPKSKITHLIFCTTSGVDMPGADYQLTKLIGLRPSVKRYMMYQQGCFAGGTVLRLAKDLAENNKGARVLVVCSEITAVTFRGPSETHLDSLVGQALFGDGAAALIVGSDPLPQIEKPIFELVWTAQTLAPDSEGAIDGHLREVGLTFHLLKDVPGIVSKNINKALSEAFDPLGISDYNSIFWIAHPGGPAILDQVEDKLKLKPHKLRATRDVLSDYGNMSSACVLFILDHMRNKSLQQRLQTTGEGLEWGVLFGFGPGLTIETVVLHSVAI, encoded by the exons ATGGTGAATGTGTCTGAGATTCGCAAGGCTCAAAGGGCTGAAGGCCCTGCAACTATAATGGCTATTGGCACAGCAACACCACAAAACTGTGTTGATCAAAGCACTTATCCAGATTATTACTTCAGAATCACTAACAGCCAACACATGACCGAACTTAAAGAGAAGTTTCAACGCATGT GCGACAAATCAATGATAAAGAAGAGATATATGTACTTAACGGAAGAGATATTGAAAGAAAACCCTAACATGTGCAAATACATGGCACCATCGCTGGATGCAAGGCAAGACATGGTGGTTGTGGAGGTTCCAAGGCTGGGAAAAGAGGCGGCAACGAAAGCCATAAAGGAGTGGGGTCAACCAAAGTCAAAGATAACACACTTGATCTTCTGCACCACAAGCGGCGTTGACATGCCCGGCGCCGATTACCAACTGACGAAACTCATAGGCCTCCGTCCGTCCGTGAAGAGGTACATGATGTACCAGCAAGGCTGCTTCGCCGGCGGCACGGTGCTCCGTTTGGCGAAGGACTTGGCGGAGAACAACAAGGGTGCTCGTGTGCTGGTGGTTTGTTCTGAGATAACCGCCGTGACTTTCCGCGGTCCAAGCGAAACACATTTGGATAGTCTTGTTGGGCAAGCATTGTTCGGTGATGGCGCTGCTGCACTCATTGTTGGTTCCGATCCTCTGCCTCAGATCGAGAAGCCTATCTTCGAGCTTGTTTGGACTGCTCAGACTCTCGCTCCCGACAGCGAAGGCGCCATTGATGGCCACCTTCGTGAAGTTGGACTCACATTCCATCTTCTCAAGGATGTTCCTGGCATTGTTTCCAAGAACATTAACAAAGCACTCAGTGAAGCTTTTGATCCCCTGGGAATCTCTGATTACAACTCCATCTTCTGGATTGCTCACCCTGGTGGCCCTGCAATCTTGGACCAGGTTGAAGACAAGCTCAAGTTGAAACCTCACAAGTTGAGAGCCACACGTGATGTTCTTAGCGACTATGGAAACATGTCCAGTGCATGTGTCCTCTTCATCTTGGATCACATGAGAAACAAATCACTTCAACAACGCCTTCAAACCACTGGTGAAGGTCTTGAATGGGGTGTCTTGTTTGGCTTTGGACCTGGCCTCACTATTGAAACCGTGGTTTTGCATAGTGTGGCTATATAA